A stretch of the Fusarium musae strain F31 chromosome 2, whole genome shotgun sequence genome encodes the following:
- a CDS encoding hypothetical protein (EggNog:ENOG41~antiSMASH:Cluster_2.1): MRSAFALAGLAILSNINVALAGPCKPHGTTSHTEATLTTAAPTTSETKEPLVVKNVIGNGNFAVRDPTNPSNIPNYTVEGQGQIVENKGYTGDGSKEKGCVELQASNTPTGRKRAIGNIVSISQQLDSLDIKKKYTIRFFYAVITASQINVCTLSASIAGHVFYTSTILSIGTAIDWNTVLEQTDVPNAQGAFSVSVNCPIGGIAAIYVDSIFMSNQVTPETIDDVAIDFGDGGVATTTSRLPAGTTTSKALSSEESTKSSTGTDAFTSETGRLTTSLSLGPATETFHPSTKSFTTVSFIGSETTVSQEPSTANEFTVPTLDPSTASEKQFTTLTLDPTTSAPRPSTASEITIDTASSLPTGSRVCPAGAPPPGYCTPVQPEVTQMVSLPGIQQVDDNDQPTAPRACWAFGKAKRGPWGQTRSSHPRQNSIADCALLCKQVGDACKAFALGTLGSEPSCWMLGDTLGVAGIDLNAQNSLMWNDYDCFECHDCDIKNPADIETSTLAPSTTTLAAIETTSSSPSIPTLCPNCHLKSSPSSDLVCEKIGNLGTVDLEPYANNDFDIATMQTNSEQCATICYQIDGCAASAHDAARGRCIFTNVAMTSSSFQVAQNLDAHDYILPWSSRGCWSCSTDCSAQHDTTSQAPSSTEHTVESTTMIPTRTEPLTTFSSSYVPTITESSMPQCTLALSDGCTFDQNDYDYQDCNKQGTMRNTFTLEDNEYPWQEGANSYQNCVALCNQMPHRCKSSAWDQNQQACVFSSNSIFTSAFTPGNSGDQDMQWSDQSCFKCFCHDQDRDAYSASLRTSLPTATCAPSITSEDAVCSLKQADMGDLVCQHQGYFPWQWDEAPSKFPNQDSEERCAALCNSNPDCQASGWSEEYGKCAIGVWQLKGINWQQFGETKLSWSDKGCWDCSDCIKSQKWRIWN, translated from the coding sequence ATGCGTTCTGCCTTTGCTCTGGCGGGCCTGGCTATCCTGAGCAACATTAATGTTGCACTCGCAGGTCCATGCAAGCCTCATGGTACGACCAGTCACACCGAAGCAACATTGACGACAGCTGCCCCGACCACCTCCGAGACAAAGGAACCCCTCGTTGTCAAGAACGTGATTGGTAACGGAAACTTCGCCGTCAGAGACCCCACTAACCCAAGCAACATCCCCAATTACACCGTCGAAGGTCAGGGTCAAATCGTCGAGAATAAGGGCTATACCGGCGACGGCAGCAAAGAGAAGGGTTGCGTCGAGCTGCAAGCTTCCAATACCCCTACCGGACGCAAGCGAGCGATTGGAAACATCGTCAGCATCTCTCAACAGCTTGACTCCCtcgacatcaagaagaagtacaCTATTCGCTTCTTTTACGCCGTAATTACTGCCAGCCAGATCAACGTCTGTACCCTGAGCGCTTCCATCGCCGGTCATGTGTTCTATACATCCACGATCCTTAGTATCGGAACGGCTATTGACTGGAATACTGTTCTTGAGCAGACTGATGTTCCCAACGCGCAGGGTGCCTTTTCAGTGTCAGTCAATTGCCCTATTGGTGGGATTGCGGCTATTTATGTCGACTCGATCTTTATGTCTAACCAGGTCACTCCTGAGACGATCGACGATGTAGCGATTGACTTTGGCGATGGAGGTGTCGCTACTACTACCAGTAGGTTGCCGGCTGGAACTACGACCTCCAAAGCACTGAGCAGTGAGGAGAGCACCAAGTCCTCCACTGGAACAGATGCCTTCACTTCGGAAACTGGACGCCTGACAACTAGTCTTTCCTTGGGTCCTGCTACCGAGACTTTCCATCCATCAACCAAGTCTTTCACTACTGTGTCTTTCATCGGTAGTGAGACCACTGTCAGTCAGGAGCCTAGTACTGCGAATGAGTTCACTGTCCCGACTCTGGATCCATCTACAGCATCAGAGAAGCAGTTCACAACCCTCACACTGGACCCAACCACCAGCGCCCCCCGTCCTTCAACCGCAAGTGAGATCACCATCGATACCGCAAGCTCCTTGCCGACTGGCTCGCGCGTCTGCCCCGCAGGAGCCCCTCCACCAGGATACTGCACCCCTGTGCAGCCAGAGGTAACCCAGATGGTGTCCCTGCCTGGAATTCAACAAGTCGATGATAATGACCAACCCACCGCCCCGAGAGCCTGCTGGGCTTTTGGAAAGGCAAAGCGTGGTCCATGGGGTCaaacaaggtcaagccaCCCTAGGCAAAACTCCATCGCGGATTGTGCTTTGCTTTGCAAGCAAGTAGGAGATGCTTGCAAGGCCTTTGCGCTGGGCACCTTGGGCTCGGAGCCTAGCTGCTGGATGCTTGGTGATACACTGGGCGTCGCTGGTATTGATCTCAATGCGCAAAATTCTCTGATGTGGAATGATTATGATTGCTTTGAGTGTCATGATTgcgacatcaagaacccaGCGGATATCGAGACTTCAACCCTTGCACCATCAACCACCACACTTGCAGCGATTGAGACTACATCGTCTTCTCCCTCCATTCCTACTCTTTGTCCCAACTGCCATCTGAAGAGCTCGCCATCTTCTGACCTCGTCTGTGAGAAGATTGGTAACCTCGGCACTGTTGATCTCGAGCCTTATGCCAACAACGACTTCGACATTGCCACTATGCAGACAAACTCGGAACAGTGCGCGACTATTTGCTATCAGATAGACGGCTGTGCTGCCTCTGCTCACGATGCCGCGCGTGGACGATGCATCTTTACCAATGTCGCTATGACGAGCAGCTCATTCCAGGTAGCACAGAACTTAGACGCTCATGATTACATTCTACCATGGAGTTCTCGGGGCTGCTGGTCCTGCTCCACTGACTGCTCAGCTCAGCATGATACCACCAGCCAGGCTCCTAGCTCCACTGAACATACCGTTGAATCTACGACGATGATTCCTACACGTACTGAACCTCTTACCACCTTCAGCTCTTCTTACGTCCCAACAATTACGGAGTCTTCCATGCCTCAATGCACTCTTGCTTTATCCGATGGATGCACCTTTGATCAGAACGACTATGACTACCAAGATTGTAATAAACAGGGAACTATGAGGAACACTTTTACACTTGAAGACAATGAGTACCCCTGGCAAGAGGGTGCTAACAGTTACCAAAACTGTGTAGCCTTGTGCAACCAGATGCCCCACCGCTGCAAGTCTTCCGCATGGGATCAGAACCAACAAGCCTGtgtcttctcctccaactccatCTTCACCTCCGCCTTCACCCCCGGCAACAGTGGCGACCAAGACATGCAGTGGAGTGACCAGAGCTGCTTTAAATGCTTCTGCCACGACCAAGATCGCGATGCATACTCCGCGTCGCTGAGAACTTCCCTCCCTACAGCGACTTGCGCACCAAGCATTACGAGCGAGGACGCTGTTTGTTCGCTCAAGCAGGCTGACATGGGTGATTTAGTCTGCCAACATCAGGGTTATTTCCCGTGGCAGTGGGATGAGGCACCTTCCAAGTTCCCCAACCAGGATTCGGAGGAGCGTTGTGCAGCTCTTTGTAACTCGAACCCTGACTGTCAAGCATCGGGCTGGTCTGAGGAGTATGGCAAATGCGCAATTGGAGTTTGGCAGCTTAAGGGTATTAATTGGCAGCAGTTTGGTGAGACGAAGTTGAGCTGGAGTGACAAAGGCTGTTGGGACTGCTCTGACTGTATCAAGAGTCAGAAATGGCGAATTTGGAACTAG
- a CDS encoding hypothetical protein (EggNog:ENOG41~antiSMASH:Cluster_2.1~SMCOG1087:hypothetical protein) has translation MMHIIIVGAGPAGLAAALALSQTTIQGSPPHITILELRPKVETLGGTLLLTPLALRYLDTLGVGSRLRKLGIPIRGIDVVSLRTGHRLGVMLPGTDGLRVMRHHLVQCMADAVAELPKDLVTLRYSARVTDIQQVDDQEDDEGTVRVDVQFDADKSQDFISCDVLLGCDGIHSFVRSTVVDRERKKTYSGRAIAYGYVDSDSIGQIGATKLGEKPILRDSTMIQGQHGSFLMTYFEPLREKVYALAIMPMAENQDSREGWKALGEDKVTLKRDIIGRFKDGGIKGLELLINESDWYFYPVYILPPGGKWSQGRVLLLGDAAHAMPPQGESTGIAIEDGVLFAHVLSEGIKKGVPYVMEAYEALRRDDIKKLYDETMFRWKAGGSSSWLWSIFMEFATWVYLLLANYRQEDYFKRDVRSFKLP, from the exons ATGATGCATATCATCATTGTCGGCGCCGGTCCAGCAGGCCTTGCAGCCGCCCTCGCACTCTCCCAAACAACCATTCAAGGCTCACCACCTCACATCACGATTCTCGAGCTGCGCCCGAAAGTCGAAACCCTCGGAGGAACTCTTCTGTTGACGCCTTTGGCACTACGCTACCTCGATACACTTGGCGTCGGATCACGATTACGGAAGCTGGGTATCCCGATCCGCGGTATCGACGTAGTGTCTCTTCGAACGGGCCATAGGCTGGGCGTGATGTTACCAGGAACAGATGGGCTGAGAGTGATGAGGCATCATCTCGTGCAGTGCATGGCGGATGCAGTTGCTGAATTGCCGAAAGACCTGGTCACCTTACGATATAGTGCGAGGGTCACCGACATACAACAGGTGgacgaccaagaagatgatgagggaaCTGTTCGTGTTGATGTTCAATTTGATGCTGACAAGTCGCAAGATTTCATCAGCTGTGATGTTCTGCTTGGATGCGACGGTATACACTCTTTCGTTCGGTCCACGGTTGTCGATCGTGAACGGAAGAAGACATATTCCGGTCGTGCCATCGCTTACGGATACGTCGACAGTGATTCTATTGGACAGATTGGTGCCACGAAATTGGGTGAGAAGCCAATCCTCCGGGATTCTACCATGATTCAAGGTCAGCATGGATCGTTCTTGATGACCTACTTCGAGCCATTGCGGGAGAAGGTATACGCTCTAGCTATCATGCCAATGGCAGAGAACCAAGACTCAAGGGAAGGATGGAAGGCTTTAGGGGAAGACAAAGTCACACTCAAACGGGATATCATTGGTCGCTTCAAGGATGGCGGTATCAAAGGTTTAGAGCTTCTCATTAACGAAAGCGACTGGTACTTCTATCCTGTCTATATACTTCCTCCTGGGGGAAAATGGAGCCAGGGGAgagtgcttcttcttggggatGCCGCTCATGCT ATGCCACCACAGGGCGAAAGCACAGGTATCGCAATCGAAGACGGTGTCCTGTTCGCCCACGTGCTTAGCGAGGGGATAAAAAAGGGCGTCCCTTATGTGATGGAAGCCTACGAGGCCTTGAGACGGGATGATATTAAGAAGCTGTACGACGAGACGATGTTTCGCTGGAAAGCTGGAGGCTCGTCTTCGTGGCTATGGAGCATTTTTATGGAATTCGCGACTTGGGtttatcttcttcttgccaactATCGACAAGAAGATTACTTTAAGCGGGATGTGAGAAGCTTCAAGCTTCCGTGA
- a CDS encoding hypothetical protein (EggNog:ENOG41~antiSMASH:Cluster_2.1) — MLLNFALLFNVAGALSAASQPRLFSLPSSTDSGRAAEVEKTRQGFQYGTDDTLIRVNPWPAGPLGKNAIKAQYSAFEKSEASIYKHVDEDTAQAQASLNGQKSVPDGLAAGVLRNAKSDLSFSMERLSVHPESLRRVKPDERVALRVDDKIARKITTKTQRSLQKEGRLFIVDHSTLANLTLTKGRYAGACEALFFIHPVSQDFLPLAIRPNNGSPLVYTPLDEENDWTLAKILLNMNDVWHNQWYHLSAVHVTSDLVYMSATRSFSDMHPVWGLMRRVAVNSFAYRVGASETLVNPGGEIEKNFAWNGDQAIDYSKQLWKSESAPWQANYLETKLTRRGLINCDYGPKLKSFPYYEDASVIFGALRTFITAYVDAYYSSDDAITADKELVAWFHEAARAADIVDFPASISSKRGLVDVLSHHAYLISILHGSLNSNSLVHYSAVLPMHPFSLYRPLPKEKGVSSLVPFLPDLEASIQQIALVASFNQAPIADTSDSLRFLFNDTEFHSHINNKARIAAKVYSATLSKFSTEVKGRKLGPDGCSQGMPFVWNVFDPSTAPGIMAA; from the exons ATGTTGTTGAACTTCGCGTTACTGTTCAATGTCGCCGGGGCCTTGAGCGCAGCGAGTCAGCCACGCCTATTTTCACTCCCGTCAAGCACCGACTCAGGCCGCGCCGCCGAGGTTGAAAAGACACGACAGGGTTTCCAGTACGGAACGGATGATACCCTCATCCGTGTGAACCCATGGCCCGCGGGACCGCTTGGAAAAAATGCCATCAAGGCCCAGTACAGCGCTTTTGAGAAATCTGAGGCATCTATCTACAAGCATGTTGACGAGGATACTGCTCAGGCCCAGGCATCCCTCAACGGG CAGAAGAGCGTTCCAGATGGACTCGCCGCAGGAGTCCTTCGGAATGCCAAGTCAGATCTGTCCTTCTCCATGGAGCGCCTTTCTGTCCATCCCGAAAGCCTACGACGAGTCAAACCAGACGAACGCGTGGCACTACGTGTCGACGACAAGATTGCGCGAAAGATCACGACAAAGACACAGCGATCTCTCCAGAAAGAAGGCCGCCTATTCATCGTGGACCATAGCACCCTGGCGAATCTGACTTTGACAAAAGGTCGCTACGCTGGTGCTTGTGAGGCGCTGTTCTTCATTCATCCTGTTTCGCAGGACTTCTTGCCACTGGCCATTCGTCCCAACAACGGTTCGCCTTTGGTCTATACTCCTCTagatgaagagaatgacTGGACGCTGGCCAAGATACTGCTCAACATGAACGATGTCTGGCATAATCAGTGGTATCACCTCTCCGCAGTTCACGTCACTTCCGACCTCGTCTACATGTCGGCCACCCGATCATTCAGTGACATGCACCCAGTCTGGGGTCTGATGCGTCGCG TGGCCGTTAACTCTTTCGCATACCGCGTGGGAGCTAGCGAGACTCTAGTCAACCCCGGAggcgagattgagaagaactTTGCTTGGAATGGTGACCAGGCTATCGACTACAGTAAGCAGCTTTGGAAATCAGAGTCCGCTCCCTGGCAGGCGAATTATCTGGAGACGAAGCTCACCAGGCGGGGTTTGATAAACTGCGATTATGGTCCTAAGTTGAAGTCATTTCCCTACTACGAGGATGCTTCAGTCATCTTCGGTGCCTTACGAACATTTATCACCGCGTATGTTGACGCATACTACTCGTCGGACGACGCGATCACCGCGGACAAGGAGCTCGTCGCATGGTTTCATGAAGCAGCCCGCGCCGCCGATATCGTCGACTTCCCAGCTTCTATCTCAAGCAAACGCGGACTCGTGGACGTGCTGTCGCATCACGCCTATCTCATCTCAATTCTTCACGGCTCATTGAACAGCAATAGCCTTGTACACTACAGTGCCGTTCTGCCAATGCACCCATTCTCTCTTTACCGACCGCTGCCAAAGGAAAAGGGCGTCTCCAGCCTCGTACCATTTCTCCCTGACTTGGAAGCCTCGATACAGCAGATCGCGCTTGTAGCTTCGTTCAACCAAGCACCTATTGCTGATACTTCCGATTCGCTGCGTTTCCTTTTTAACGACACCGAGTTCCACTcccacatcaacaacaaggcaCGTATAGCTGCCAAAGTGTATTCAGCTACTCTATCGAAGTTCAGCACAGAGGTCAAGGGGAGAAAGCTTGGTCCTGATGGATGTAGCCAAGGAATGCCATTTGTGTGGAATGTCTTTGATCCCAGTACGGCGCCTGGAATCATGGCGGCCTAG
- a CDS encoding hypothetical protein (EggNog:ENOG41~antiSMASH:Cluster_2.1), giving the protein MEAILRPSLNNNYVNKSPGASLSDGEARSSGQRPQVIIREMRWIVAMGFITCAAGIAAWKFDNVHCSDLVRWRHQVGLPWGILLEGHGAPDDWAGCELLYHLGYLA; this is encoded by the exons ATGGAAGCAATTTTGCGTCCCAGCCTGAACAACAACTATGTAAACAAGTCCCCGGGGGCTTCACTCTCAGACGGGGAAGCGCGATCTTCTGGTCAAAGGCCTCAGGTTATAATTCGTGAGATGCGATGGATTGTGGCCATGGGGTTCATCACCTGTGCAGCTGGTATTGCGGCCTGGAAATTCGACAACGTGCACTGTAGTGATCTCGTCCGGTGGAGACATCAGGTGGGATTGCCATGGGGAATACTTCTCGAAGGCCATGGG GCACCTGATGACTGGGCTGGGTGTGAACTACTTTATCACCTGGGGTATTTGGCTTAG
- a CDS encoding hypothetical protein (antiSMASH:Cluster_2.1) — protein sequence MSAAEHFDYDMAMWLDSEAIFVAPGEIRDIFEGHLQNPIVWRSRMSFQDREKFLMSKAAATLGRSIDSFGDQLWLLESLQWIIEKPIWNDMVSSIEMAHGGNFWDIWIENSYPFELLVYYLHIIARKMETANSIFSNYRILETERELIRFGLAESISAMEGRRGTGFMERLPHLITKPHSVLAPNLISFCQSYSLRALRMDNMDNFEESALDSFLIDGDVKMLVSGAPDIHKWWDDRIKNGENIGDTETDYS from the exons atgtCTGCGGCCGAGCATTTTGACTACGACATGGCTATGTGGCTTGACTCGGAGGCGATATTTGTCGCGCCAGGCGAAATCAGGGATATCTTTGAGGGACATCTGCAAAACCCTATCGTATGGCGCTCGAGAATGTCATTCCAGGACCGCGAGAAGTTTCTGATGAGCAAAGCAGCGGCTACTCTCGGGCGGTCTATCGATTCTTTCGGTGATCAACTTTGGTTGTTGGAATCTCTCCAGTGGATCATCGAGAAGCCTATATGGAATGACATGGTCTCATCCATTGAGATGGCGCACGGTGGAAACTTTTGGGATATCTGGATTGAGAACTCTTATCCCTTTGAATTGTTGGTATACTACCTGCACATCATCGCACGCAAGATGGAGACAGCCAATTCGATATTCTCGAATTATCGCATCTTAGAAACGGAGCGTGAGCTTATTCGCTTTGGACTAG CTGAATCTATCTCGGCAATGGAGGGTAGAAGAGGAACAGGATTTATGGAACGACTCCCTCATCTCATTACCAAACCGCATTCAGTCTTGGCACCGAACTTGATATCATTTTGTCAAAGCTACTCTCTTCGCGCGTTGCGAATGGATAACATGGATAACTTTGAAGAGAGTGCCCTGGACAGTTTCCTGATTGATGGAGACGTCAAGATGCTGGTGTCGGGAGCACCAGACATTCACAAGTGGTGGGATGACCGGATAAAGAATGGCGAGAATATCGGCGACACAGAAACTGATTATAGTTAA